Proteins encoded together in one Chryseobacterium sp. G0201 window:
- a CDS encoding MGH1-like glycoside hydrolase domain-containing protein has product MKEKERLSDITWKKWGSYVSNREWGLVREDYSENGDAWNYTNHDSAEAKTYRWGEEGICGICDDLQKLVFSVGFWNKKDKMVKERFFGLSNGQGNHGEDVKEYFYYLDATPTHSYMKMLYKYPQNTFPYENLIQTNAERTKDEPEYELIDTGIFDQNEYFDIFIEYAKESQNDILVKLTIINKSEKEAPLIILPTIWFRNTWNWGYDDYKPQLSSEEATSIKINHKDLETKNIYAKQSLKTLFCDNETNNERLYQSPNNTKYCKDGINDFVINGNSQAINPKDIGTKASFFIDENFKAKETKVFEFRLSDKDLKQPFEDFNEIFNSRQKEADEFYSEIQEGIKTDDEKLVQRQAFAGMLWNKMFYHYNVEKWLKGDPAEVNPSKSREKIRNYEWKHLNNEHIISMPDKWEYPWYATWDLAFHTISFSLIDPGFAKHQLKLFLFEWYMHPNGQLPAYEWNFSDVNPPVHAWAVFRVFKIDEYLNEKPDLEFLESAFQKLLMNFTWWVNKKDNNGNNIFEGGFLGLDNIGVFDRNMPLPNGEHLEQSDGTSWMAMFALNMMRIALELALYNKVYEEMAMKFFEHFLSIANSLENMGDECFSLWDEQDEFFYDALAANDGTHMYLKLRTIVGLIPMFAVEVIDDEMIEKLPNFKKRMNWVLENKPELASLVSRWEVKGQDSKHLLSLLRGHRLKRLLSRMLDPEQFLSDYGVRALSKEYEKNPYQLNLNGTDYSVKYTPAESDSGLFGGNSNWRGPIWFPINFLIIESLQRFFFYYSPDFMVEYPTGSGNYSNLDQIADALSKRLSKLFLKDENGDRPFNGQYPRFQTDPDFKDYILFYEYFHGDNGRGVGASHQTGWTGLIAKILQPRFTKKEMAESETEMPNDAK; this is encoded by the coding sequence ATGAAGGAAAAAGAAAGACTTTCAGACATTACATGGAAAAAATGGGGATCTTATGTCAGCAACCGAGAATGGGGATTGGTACGTGAAGATTACAGCGAAAATGGCGACGCATGGAATTATACCAACCACGATTCCGCGGAAGCAAAAACCTACAGATGGGGCGAAGAAGGCATTTGCGGTATCTGTGATGATCTTCAAAAACTTGTTTTTTCCGTAGGATTTTGGAATAAAAAAGATAAAATGGTGAAAGAACGTTTCTTCGGCTTATCAAACGGACAGGGAAATCACGGCGAAGATGTCAAAGAATATTTTTATTATCTGGATGCTACCCCGACGCATTCTTACATGAAAATGCTGTACAAATATCCTCAAAATACCTTTCCGTATGAAAATTTGATACAGACAAATGCAGAAAGAACAAAAGATGAACCGGAATACGAATTAATTGATACCGGAATTTTTGATCAAAATGAATACTTCGATATTTTTATTGAGTATGCAAAGGAAAGTCAGAATGATATTTTGGTAAAGCTTACCATTATCAATAAATCTGAAAAGGAAGCTCCATTAATTATACTTCCAACAATTTGGTTCAGAAACACATGGAATTGGGGATATGATGATTATAAACCTCAATTAAGTTCAGAAGAAGCTACTTCAATAAAAATTAATCACAAAGATTTAGAAACAAAAAACATATACGCAAAACAGTCTTTAAAAACACTTTTTTGTGACAATGAAACTAATAATGAAAGGCTTTATCAGTCTCCTAATAACACAAAATACTGTAAAGACGGAATCAATGATTTTGTAATTAATGGAAACTCTCAAGCCATCAATCCAAAAGATATAGGAACAAAGGCTTCGTTTTTTATTGATGAAAATTTTAAAGCTAAAGAGACTAAAGTATTTGAATTTAGACTTTCAGATAAAGATTTGAAACAGCCTTTTGAAGATTTTAATGAAATTTTTAATTCAAGACAAAAAGAGGCAGACGAGTTTTATAGTGAAATTCAGGAAGGAATAAAAACTGATGACGAAAAACTGGTTCAAAGACAGGCTTTTGCAGGAATGTTATGGAATAAAATGTTCTACCATTACAACGTTGAAAAATGGTTGAAAGGCGATCCTGCAGAAGTTAATCCGTCAAAATCCCGCGAAAAAATCAGGAATTATGAATGGAAACATCTCAACAACGAGCATATCATTTCAATGCCCGATAAATGGGAATATCCGTGGTATGCGACTTGGGATTTGGCTTTTCATACGATCAGTTTTTCTTTAATTGATCCTGGTTTTGCCAAACATCAGTTAAAATTATTCCTTTTTGAATGGTACATGCATCCAAACGGTCAACTTCCGGCGTACGAATGGAATTTCAGTGATGTGAATCCTCCGGTTCATGCCTGGGCGGTTTTTAGGGTGTTTAAAATTGATGAATATTTAAACGAAAAACCCGATCTGGAGTTTCTTGAAAGTGCTTTTCAAAAGCTTTTGATGAATTTTACGTGGTGGGTTAACAAAAAAGATAACAACGGGAATAATATTTTTGAAGGCGGATTTCTAGGGCTTGATAATATTGGAGTTTTCGACAGAAATATGCCACTTCCGAATGGTGAGCATTTGGAACAGTCCGACGGAACAAGCTGGATGGCAATGTTTGCGCTAAACATGATGAGAATTGCTCTGGAATTGGCTCTTTATAACAAAGTGTATGAAGAAATGGCGATGAAATTTTTCGAGCATTTCCTCTCGATTGCCAATTCTCTCGAGAATATGGGTGATGAATGTTTCAGCCTTTGGGATGAGCAGGATGAGTTTTTCTACGATGCGCTTGCGGCCAATGACGGGACTCATATGTATTTGAAATTGAGAACGATTGTTGGTCTGATTCCAATGTTTGCCGTTGAGGTTATTGATGATGAAATGATCGAAAAATTGCCCAATTTTAAGAAAAGAATGAATTGGGTGCTGGAAAATAAACCTGAGTTGGCTTCTTTGGTTTCCCGTTGGGAAGTGAAAGGTCAGGATTCCAAACACTTACTTTCGCTTTTGCGAGGTCATCGTTTGAAGAGATTATTAAGCCGAATGCTTGATCCTGAACAGTTTTTAAGTGATTACGGCGTTCGTGCTTTGTCTAAAGAATATGAAAAAAATCCTTATCAACTCAATTTGAATGGAACGGATTATTCTGTAAAATATACTCCGGCAGAAAGTGACAGCGGACTTTTTGGTGGAAACAGCAATTGGCGCGGTCCGATTTGGTTTCCTATCAATTTTTTAATTATTGAAAGTCTGCAGCGTTTTTTCTTTTATTACAGTCCGGATTTTATGGTAGAATATCCTACAGGAAGTGGGAATTATTCTAATTTAGATCAAATTGCAGACGCTTTAAGTAAAAGATTATCTAAGCTATTTTTAAAAGATGAAAATGGTGACAGACCTTTTAACGGACAATATCCAAGGTTTCAAACTGATCCAGATTTTAAGGATTATATTTTGTTTTATGAATATTTCCACGGGGACAATGGCCGTGGAGTAGGAGCTTCTCACCAAACGGGCTGGACGGGGTTGATTGCGAAAATTCTTCAGCCAAGATTTACCAAAAAGGAAATGGCAGAATCTGAAACGGAAATGCCGAATGATGCAAAATAA
- the recO gene encoding DNA repair protein RecO, with amino-acid sequence MNSQNGFLLSYIKYGENDAVLHCFTEDDGFQTYFLKGIYAKRNKKKALLLPLSKLNFSLNPLKGNGIQTISKFELAKSNDIYTDIRCNSVVFFVSDFLNQNLRHENKNHNIFFCLDEFIDELENQNYQSHLIFLIKILKIQGVAPLLGDGKYLDPETGTFSLISTHQLFTEEISSMWKNIISSANPYQIKINSSLRKDFLDSVLVYYHYHITDFRTPTSLEVIQQIFE; translated from the coding sequence ATGAATTCTCAAAACGGATTTCTACTTTCATACATAAAATATGGGGAAAATGATGCTGTACTGCATTGTTTTACTGAGGATGACGGGTTTCAGACTTATTTCTTAAAAGGAATTTACGCCAAAAGAAATAAGAAAAAAGCCCTCCTTCTGCCTTTGAGTAAACTTAATTTTTCTCTAAATCCGTTAAAAGGAAACGGAATACAGACAATTTCAAAATTTGAATTGGCAAAAAGCAACGATATTTATACCGATATCAGATGTAATTCTGTCGTCTTTTTTGTTTCAGATTTTTTAAACCAAAACTTAAGGCACGAAAACAAAAATCACAATATTTTCTTTTGCCTTGATGAGTTTATAGATGAATTGGAAAATCAAAACTATCAGTCTCATTTAATTTTTTTAATTAAAATTTTAAAAATTCAGGGTGTTGCGCCTTTGTTAGGTGATGGAAAATATTTAGATCCGGAAACAGGAACTTTTTCTTTAATATCAACTCATCAGCTTTTTACTGAAGAAATCTCATCAATGTGGAAAAACATTATTTCCTCAGCAAATCCTTACCAGATAAAAATTAATTCATCATTAAGAAAAGACTTTCTGGATAGTGTTTTGGTTTATTATCATTATCATATTACAGATTTTAGGACACCAACTTCTTTAGAAGTGATTCAACAGATTTTTGAGTAA
- a CDS encoding bifunctional metallophosphatase/5'-nucleotidase, with amino-acid sequence MDRKKFLKAIGGGTLAMALAPNMMMAEELKILNLKSENKLTILHTNDQHSRIEPFDASYTKNPNQGGFARRASLIQQIRNQESNLLLLDSGDIFQGTPYFNFFGGELEFKLMSMMKYDASTMGNHDFDNSLDGFLKVLPNAQFPFICSNYDFKNTILDGKTSQYKIFNKNGIKVGIFGVGIQLDGLVGKKQYGETVYSDPIDVAQHYSNFLKNEQKCDLVICLSHIGYDYKDEPNKVSDKILAAKTENIDLILGGHTHTFLPEPQTFTNRQGKNILVNQVGWAGLLLGRIDFFFDSNKNVKHISWNNQAIDSSIIA; translated from the coding sequence ATGGATAGAAAAAAGTTTTTAAAAGCAATAGGTGGCGGAACTTTAGCAATGGCTTTAGCTCCGAATATGATGATGGCGGAAGAATTAAAAATTCTTAATTTAAAATCTGAAAATAAACTTACTATTCTTCATACCAACGATCAACACAGCAGAATAGAGCCTTTTGATGCAAGTTATACCAAAAATCCTAATCAGGGAGGTTTTGCGAGAAGGGCAAGTTTAATTCAGCAAATCAGAAATCAGGAAAGTAATCTTTTGCTTCTTGATTCAGGTGATATTTTTCAGGGAACTCCTTATTTCAACTTTTTCGGAGGTGAATTGGAGTTTAAATTAATGTCCATGATGAAGTATGATGCCTCAACCATGGGAAATCATGATTTTGACAATAGTTTAGATGGATTTTTAAAGGTTTTGCCTAATGCGCAGTTTCCTTTTATCTGTTCAAATTATGATTTTAAAAATACAATTCTTGACGGAAAAACTTCTCAATACAAGATTTTCAACAAAAACGGAATCAAAGTCGGTATTTTCGGAGTCGGAATTCAATTAGATGGATTGGTTGGTAAAAAACAATATGGTGAAACGGTTTACTCTGATCCCATCGATGTTGCTCAACATTATTCAAACTTCCTTAAAAACGAACAAAAATGTGATCTTGTGATCTGCCTTTCACACATCGGTTACGATTACAAAGACGAACCAAATAAAGTAAGTGATAAAATTTTAGCTGCTAAAACTGAAAATATTGATCTAATTTTAGGCGGTCATACCCATACTTTTTTACCTGAACCTCAAACTTTTACCAACAGACAAGGTAAAAATATTTTGGTGAACCAGGTTGGCTGGGCAGGTTTGCTTTTAGGTAGAATAGATTTCTTTTTTGATTCAAATAAAAATGTAAAACATATTTCCTGGAATAATCAGGCAATAGACAGCTCTATAATAGCATAA
- a CDS encoding 5'-nucleotidase C-terminal domain-containing protein, giving the protein MKNKFLLLGIALATLSACKTASPLQVANVKTQKNISINNELKNDEEFVKIIEPYKQKLDKEMNQKISHTNVDLTKQGDNSNLGNLLADYTFDGADVWAKSKLNKNVDAALINIGGIRTTIGQGDILLKNVFEVMPFENEVIIVKMKGSDLAGLFDYYAKNQVNNPVSHLYIETNGGQLSKSLINGKAVNPTQDYYIATSDYLALGGDNMKFFAKGESFPTGIKMRDLFIEYFKKNSEVVPNTDVRLNFIGKK; this is encoded by the coding sequence ATGAAAAATAAATTCTTGTTACTAGGAATTGCTCTGGCTACACTTTCTGCTTGTAAGACGGCTTCTCCGTTGCAGGTAGCAAATGTGAAGACTCAGAAAAACATTTCTATTAATAATGAGCTAAAGAATGATGAGGAGTTTGTAAAAATTATTGAACCTTATAAGCAAAAATTGGATAAAGAGATGAATCAAAAGATCTCCCACACCAATGTAGACCTTACAAAACAAGGAGATAATAGTAATTTAGGCAATCTTTTAGCAGACTATACATTCGATGGAGCTGATGTTTGGGCAAAATCAAAACTAAATAAAAATGTCGATGCCGCGTTGATTAATATCGGAGGAATTCGTACAACGATTGGACAAGGCGATATTTTATTGAAAAATGTGTTTGAAGTAATGCCTTTCGAAAATGAAGTGATTATTGTAAAAATGAAAGGATCAGATTTAGCCGGACTTTTTGATTATTATGCAAAAAATCAGGTAAATAATCCGGTTTCTCATTTATACATTGAAACAAACGGCGGACAATTATCTAAGTCTTTAATCAACGGAAAAGCGGTAAATCCAACGCAGGATTATTACATTGCAACGTCTGATTATCTGGCTTTAGGAGGTGACAACATGAAATTCTTCGCAAAAGGAGAATCTTTTCCTACAGGAATTAAAATGAGAGATCTTTTCATTGAATATTTCAAGAAAAACTCTGAAGTAGTTCCTAATACAGATGTTCGTTTAAATTTTATTGGTAAGAAGTAA
- the dapA gene encoding 4-hydroxy-tetrahydrodipicolinate synthase, which produces MSILKGVGVALVTPFNEDLSVDFDSLTKLVEYNIENGTNYLVVLGTTAEAATLSDEEKKQVVDHIIKVNSKRLPLVLGIGGNNTLEVKKQIEETDLSAFEAVLSVSPYYNKPNQEGLYQHYKALASTGKNIIIYNVPSRTGQNVEAETTLRLAKEFPNLFLIKEAAPNILQYFDILRKKPEGFNLVSGDDEYTLPVTLAGGNGVISVIGQGYPKEFSTMVQLAFDGKVKEAYEIHNKLVDITRLIFAEGNPCGIKVILTEKGIIKNYLRLPLVRASEGLYAKIKAEMAKI; this is translated from the coding sequence ATGAGCATTTTAAAAGGAGTAGGTGTGGCGTTGGTGACACCCTTTAATGAAGATTTATCCGTTGATTTCGACAGTTTAACAAAACTTGTTGAGTATAATATCGAGAACGGAACCAATTATTTAGTTGTTTTAGGTACTACAGCAGAAGCTGCAACGCTTTCTGATGAGGAGAAGAAACAGGTGGTAGATCATATCATTAAGGTGAATAGTAAACGCTTGCCTTTGGTGTTGGGAATTGGTGGAAATAATACGCTTGAAGTTAAAAAACAAATCGAGGAAACAGATCTTTCAGCTTTTGAAGCGGTACTTTCTGTGTCTCCATATTATAATAAACCTAATCAGGAAGGGCTTTATCAGCATTATAAGGCTTTGGCATCTACAGGAAAAAATATTATTATTTATAACGTTCCTTCAAGAACGGGACAAAATGTTGAAGCGGAAACAACTTTACGTTTGGCAAAAGAGTTCCCTAATTTATTCTTAATTAAAGAAGCTGCACCGAATATTTTACAGTATTTCGATATTTTAAGAAAAAAACCTGAAGGTTTCAATTTGGTTTCCGGTGATGATGAATACACGCTTCCTGTAACGTTAGCAGGTGGAAATGGTGTAATTTCTGTGATCGGGCAAGGTTATCCTAAAGAATTTTCTACAATGGTGCAATTGGCATTTGACGGAAAAGTAAAGGAAGCGTACGAAATCCACAATAAATTAGTTGATATCACAAGATTGATTTTTGCTGAAGGAAATCCTTGCGGAATTAAAGTTATATTAACAGAAAAAGGAATCATTAAAAATTATTTAAGACTTCCTCTGGTTCGTGCTTCAGAAGGATTGTATGCCAAGATTAAAGCGGAAATGGCTAAAATTTAA
- a CDS encoding GNAT family N-acetyltransferase, giving the protein MKFIKATENDIPMIQDLARRSWENAYAEILSKEQMEFMLRTMYSKEEISIHMQNPNYHYFLIQDESNDSFEGFIGYENGYEKETTKLHRIYLIPESKGKGFGKKALEFLNNEVSDKGDKRIILNVNKFNSARKFYESQGYKVYDEGVFDIGNNFFMDDYLMEYLIHK; this is encoded by the coding sequence ATGAAATTTATAAAAGCCACAGAAAACGATATTCCTATGATTCAGGATCTGGCAAGAAGATCTTGGGAAAATGCTTATGCGGAGATACTTTCTAAGGAACAAATGGAATTTATGTTGAGAACAATGTATTCTAAGGAAGAAATTTCGATCCATATGCAGAACCCGAATTATCATTATTTTTTAATTCAGGATGAGAGTAATGACTCTTTTGAAGGTTTTATAGGATATGAAAACGGGTATGAAAAAGAAACTACAAAACTTCACCGCATTTATCTGATTCCTGAAAGTAAAGGTAAAGGTTTTGGTAAAAAAGCCTTAGAATTTTTAAATAATGAAGTTTCTGATAAGGGAGATAAAAGAATTATATTAAATGTGAATAAGTTTAATTCTGCAAGAAAATTCTATGAATCTCAAGGTTATAAAGTATATGATGAAGGGGTTTTTGATATTGGTAATAATTTTTTCATGGACGATTATTTAATGGAGTATTTAATTCACAAATAA
- a CDS encoding helix-turn-helix domain-containing protein produces the protein MKMYVKFDFNALCKKILDEKLKEHGLKYRLLNFGEVEFYESLTQEQHTIFKKNLEDYGIEIIESQRTALVQKIKDAIVELVFSEEMIPVKASIYIAEKLNHSYGYLSNLFSEVTFTSIENFIILQKIEYAKELIISNKQSLTEIAHKLNYSSVAHLSTQFKNMTGVTPSQFQKIITKRRNVQSMIINTKMQYE, from the coding sequence ATGAAAATGTATGTAAAATTTGATTTCAATGCTCTTTGTAAGAAGATATTGGATGAAAAACTTAAGGAACATGGTTTGAAATATCGCTTGCTGAATTTTGGAGAAGTAGAATTTTATGAATCGCTTACTCAGGAACAGCATACTATTTTTAAGAAAAATCTTGAAGATTACGGTATAGAAATTATTGAAAGCCAAAGAACGGCTTTGGTGCAAAAAATAAAGGATGCAATTGTAGAACTGGTATTTTCTGAAGAGATGATTCCTGTAAAGGCATCCATTTATATTGCAGAAAAACTGAATCATAGCTATGGATATTTGTCTAATCTATTTTCGGAAGTGACTTTTACGTCTATAGAAAATTTCATTATTCTGCAAAAGATCGAGTATGCAAAAGAATTGATCATCAGTAATAAACAAAGTCTTACGGAGATCGCCCATAAACTGAACTATTCCAGTGTTGCTCATTTGAGTACACAGTTTAAGAATATGACAGGGGTTACGCCTTCTCAGTTTCAAAAAATTATTACGAAAAGAAGAAATGTACAAAGTATGATCATCAATACTAAAATGCAGTATGAATAG
- a CDS encoding response regulator — MNREYLSVILVDDDEGNRILFKKILKELKIGVKIQSFSNVANLMEYLNSKEAQIPEILFMNYHISQKNSLEYVSELKTDFRFDNMVTAIYSENLSESEVEEIFVNGANIFIKKKDDYNALKKVLSEVITINWQYYTSGLNRDNFIMKVL; from the coding sequence ATGAATAGAGAATACCTTAGCGTAATATTGGTAGATGATGACGAAGGAAACCGTATTCTTTTTAAAAAGATTCTAAAGGAATTAAAAATAGGGGTTAAAATTCAAAGTTTCAGCAACGTAGCAAATCTAATGGAATATCTGAACAGTAAAGAAGCTCAGATTCCGGAGATTTTGTTTATGAATTATCATATTTCTCAGAAAAACAGTCTGGAATACGTTTCAGAACTAAAAACTGATTTTAGGTTTGATAATATGGTTACCGCAATTTATTCTGAAAATTTATCGGAAAGTGAAGTTGAGGAGATCTTTGTAAACGGAGCCAACATTTTTATTAAAAAGAAAGATGATTATAATGCCTTAAAAAAGGTGCTTTCTGAAGTAATCACTATAAACTGGCAGTATTATACTTCCGGGCTTAACAGAGATAATTTTATCATGAAAGTGTTATAA
- the recG gene encoding ATP-dependent DNA helicase RecG, translating to MTLETSIEYVKGIGPEKAKLIKNVLGISTVEDFLTFYPTRYLDKNKVYKISQLQESSIEIQLKGKITHVQEIQTGKVKRLSAKFNDDTGMMDLVWFQYSKWMVEQLPINREIYIFGKINVFNNQFSMPHPEIEIDERKENDNRLRPIYPSSEKLTKRGLHQKFFQTVLRNICKEIPNLIQENLPDYMMNSFKFMSRQHTYLNIHFPKDLDHFEKANNRLKFEESFFFQLGFGLKKLHHKTQSQGNPFPVVGAHFTNFYANNLPFELTNAQKRVLKEIRMDMKKPIQMNRLLQGDVGSGKTMVALLTMLIAMDNGFQSCLMAPTEILAQQHFNGIKDLLTDTGINIRILTGSSKASERKIIHQELESGELSILVGTHAVLEDKVKFKNLGLAIIDEQHRFGVAQRAKLWAKNKIPPHILVMTATPIPRTLAMSFYSDLDVSVIDEMPVGRKPIITAHRREKDRTFVYNFCRDEIKKGRQVYFVYPLIEESETLDYKNLMEGLDHVMNSFPDYNVSMLHGRMKPAEKDAAMNYFASGKAEIMVATTVIEVGVNVPNASVMVIESSERFGLSQLHQLRGRVGRGAEQSYCILMTSDKLSKESRTRIKTMTETNDGFKISEVDMQLRGPGDILGTQQSGVIDFKRLDLVNDSAIIKTTKKTVEKILEADPLLAKPENLVIKNYYLRYYKGKNKWSKIS from the coding sequence ATGACTTTAGAGACTTCCATAGAATATGTAAAAGGAATCGGTCCTGAAAAAGCCAAACTCATTAAAAATGTGTTAGGAATTTCCACTGTAGAAGATTTTCTTACCTTCTACCCTACCCGATATCTTGATAAAAATAAAGTATATAAAATTTCTCAGCTTCAGGAAAGTAGTATTGAGATTCAGCTTAAAGGAAAAATTACCCATGTTCAGGAAATTCAGACAGGAAAAGTGAAAAGATTGTCTGCAAAATTCAATGATGACACGGGAATGATGGATTTGGTATGGTTTCAGTATTCGAAATGGATGGTAGAACAGCTTCCTATCAATCGTGAGATCTATATTTTCGGGAAGATTAACGTTTTTAATAATCAATTTTCAATGCCACATCCTGAAATTGAAATTGATGAAAGAAAGGAAAACGACAATCGTTTAAGGCCTATTTATCCGAGTTCAGAAAAATTGACCAAAAGAGGTTTACATCAAAAATTCTTTCAGACAGTTTTAAGAAATATCTGCAAAGAAATCCCTAATCTGATACAGGAAAACCTTCCGGATTATATGATGAATTCTTTTAAGTTTATGTCCAGACAGCATACTTATTTAAATATTCATTTCCCGAAAGATCTCGACCATTTTGAGAAGGCAAATAACAGATTGAAATTTGAAGAGTCCTTCTTTTTTCAATTAGGATTTGGTTTAAAAAAACTTCATCATAAAACCCAATCTCAGGGAAATCCGTTTCCTGTGGTTGGAGCTCATTTTACAAATTTTTATGCAAATAATCTTCCTTTTGAGCTCACCAATGCTCAGAAAAGAGTTTTAAAGGAAATTCGTATGGATATGAAAAAGCCGATCCAGATGAACAGGCTTTTACAGGGAGATGTAGGTTCAGGTAAGACAATGGTTGCATTGTTAACGATGTTGATTGCGATGGATAACGGTTTTCAGAGCTGTCTGATGGCTCCAACGGAAATTTTAGCACAACAGCATTTTAACGGCATTAAAGATCTGCTGACAGATACAGGTATTAATATTCGTATTTTAACGGGCTCTTCCAAAGCATCCGAGCGGAAAATTATTCATCAGGAACTCGAAAGTGGCGAACTTTCTATTTTGGTAGGAACTCATGCTGTTTTGGAGGATAAAGTTAAATTTAAAAATCTCGGTTTAGCAATTATTGATGAGCAACACCGATTTGGGGTTGCACAAAGGGCTAAACTTTGGGCTAAAAATAAAATTCCTCCACATATTCTGGTGATGACCGCTACTCCTATTCCAAGGACGCTGGCGATGAGTTTTTACTCTGATCTTGATGTTTCTGTGATTGATGAAATGCCTGTTGGAAGGAAACCCATAATAACAGCTCACAGACGTGAAAAGGACAGAACTTTTGTGTATAATTTCTGTAGAGATGAAATAAAAAAAGGAAGACAGGTATATTTTGTTTATCCATTAATTGAAGAATCCGAAACACTGGATTATAAAAATCTGATGGAAGGGCTTGATCATGTAATGAATTCTTTTCCGGATTATAATGTTTCAATGCTTCATGGAAGAATGAAACCTGCTGAAAAAGATGCTGCAATGAATTATTTTGCGTCAGGAAAGGCGGAAATAATGGTTGCAACGACCGTAATTGAAGTTGGTGTAAACGTTCCAAACGCTTCGGTGATGGTTATTGAGAGCTCGGAAAGATTTGGATTGTCTCAACTTCATCAGCTGCGTGGCCGTGTGGGTCGTGGTGCTGAACAGAGTTATTGTATTCTGATGACTTCCGACAAACTATCCAAAGAAAGCAGAACCCGCATAAAAACAATGACGGAGACTAATGACGGCTTTAAAATTTCTGAGGTTGATATGCAACTGCGCGGTCCCGGAGATATTTTAGGCACTCAACAAAGTGGTGTGATAGATTTTAAAAGACTGGATCTTGTAAACGATTCTGCGATTATAAAAACCACAAAAAAAACGGTGGAAAAAATTCTGGAAGCAGATCCGCTGTTAGCAAAACCTGAAAATCTCGTCATCAAAAACTACTATTTGAGATATTACAAAGGCAAAAATAAATGGAGCAAAATTTCATAA
- a CDS encoding thioredoxin family protein, with amino-acid sequence MKKIISIFILFIVSFSSAQVKWMTIEEALKAQKENPKKILVDFYADWCAPCKIMDKKTYGHQVIADILNENYYPVKFNAEEKNSIEIFDRTFSNPNTEQKKGRNSLHEFTQYMNVSAVPSTVFLDEKGGPITILQGELSAKELEPYLELISKNLYKKIRTREQWEDYQKKFKSKIKD; translated from the coding sequence ATGAAGAAAATTATAAGCATATTCATCCTATTTATAGTAAGTTTTAGTTCTGCCCAGGTAAAATGGATGACTATTGAAGAGGCTTTAAAGGCTCAAAAAGAAAATCCTAAAAAAATATTGGTCGATTTTTACGCAGACTGGTGCGCTCCATGTAAGATTATGGATAAAAAAACATATGGACATCAGGTAATTGCTGATATTTTAAATGAAAATTATTATCCTGTAAAATTCAATGCGGAAGAAAAAAATTCTATCGAAATTTTTGACAGAACATTTTCAAATCCTAATACAGAGCAAAAAAAAGGAAGAAATTCTTTACATGAATTTACCCAATACATGAATGTATCAGCTGTTCCGAGCACTGTTTTTTTGGATGAAAAAGGAGGTCCTATCACTATTCTTCAAGGAGAATTATCCGCAAAAGAGCTTGAGCCTTATTTAGAACTTATTTCAAAAAATTTATATAAAAAAATCCGCACCCGGGAACAATGGGAAGATTATCAGAAAAAATTTAAATCTAAAATAAAAGATTAA